From the Gordonia bronchialis DSM 43247 genome, one window contains:
- a CDS encoding IS630 family transposase encodes MVNRAAAPLLLVDGDRARLEGLVRASTTPAGLTRRARMCLMSADGTAKADIAAVVGVSRPTVDKWLQRYRVGGVEALVDEQRSGRPTEIDESKIIAATLQRPPKSLGVTHWSARLLAPRVGVDHTTVSRVWRKYKVTPWRSETFKFSNDPDLDAKVVDVVGLYMNPPENAIVLSIDEKSQIQALDRTQPTLPMAPGHCEQRTHDYIRHGTTTLFAALNIATGEVTTQCKPRHRHQEFLAFLKHVAKTYPDHHLHLVMDNYGTHKKAEVKDWLAQNPRITVHFTPTSGSWMNMIEAWFAIIERQAIHRGTFTSVPDLVAAIRRFVTSWNTRCEPFVWTKPANEILDKIKRKRISNTGH; translated from the coding sequence ATGGTGAATCGTGCTGCGGCTCCGCTGTTGTTGGTTGATGGGGATCGGGCACGGTTGGAGGGGTTGGTGCGGGCTTCGACGACGCCGGCCGGTCTGACGCGGCGGGCTCGGATGTGTTTGATGTCAGCCGATGGAACAGCGAAGGCCGACATTGCCGCGGTGGTGGGGGTGTCACGGCCGACGGTCGACAAGTGGCTGCAGCGCTACCGGGTTGGTGGGGTGGAGGCGTTGGTCGATGAGCAGCGCTCGGGGCGCCCGACCGAGATTGACGAGTCCAAGATCATCGCCGCCACCTTGCAGCGGCCACCGAAATCTCTGGGAGTCACCCACTGGTCGGCCCGCTTGTTGGCGCCGCGGGTCGGGGTCGATCACACCACGGTCTCGCGGGTGTGGCGCAAGTACAAGGTCACCCCCTGGCGCAGCGAGACGTTCAAGTTCTCCAACGACCCCGACCTCGACGCCAAGGTGGTCGATGTTGTTGGCCTGTATATGAATCCGCCGGAGAATGCGATCGTGCTCAGCATCGATGAGAAAAGCCAGATCCAGGCTCTCGACCGCACTCAACCGACGTTGCCGATGGCGCCGGGGCACTGCGAGCAACGCACGCATGATTACATTCGTCACGGCACCACGACCTTGTTCGCCGCACTAAACATCGCCACCGGCGAGGTCACCACCCAATGCAAACCGCGTCACCGCCATCAAGAGTTCCTCGCGTTCCTCAAACACGTCGCGAAAACCTATCCCGACCACCACCTGCACCTGGTCATGGACAACTACGGCACCCACAAGAAAGCCGAGGTAAAGGACTGGCTCGCCCAGAACCCCCGGATCACAGTGCATTTCACACCGACTTCCGGATCCTGGATGAACATGATCGAGGCCTGGTTCGCCATCATCGAACGCCAAGCGATCCACCGCGGCACCTTCACCAGCGTTCCCGACCTCGTCGCCGCCATCCGCCGATTCGTCACCAGCTGGAACACCCGCTGCGAACCATTTGTGTGGACCAAACCCGCGAATGAAATACTCGACAAAATCAAACGTAAACGAATTTCAAACACGGGCCACTAG
- the istB gene encoding IS21-like element helper ATPase IstB: MTIHDPSLRAALKTLKLTGMLDTLDARLAQTRAGELGHLEFLQVLCEDEIARRESAALARRVRRARFEQSATFDDFDFTANPKLPAAMLRDLAALRWLDAGESVILYGPVGVGKTHVAQALGHQVALRGHDIRFVKCARMLADLAGGHADRTIGQRMREYTRPAVLIIDDFAMREHTTTGSDDLYDLVSDRAIAAKPVILTSNRAPKDWYPLFPNPVVAESLLDRLINTSHQILMDGPSYRPRKRPGRTPKTT; this comes from the coding sequence ATGACCATTCATGATCCCAGCCTGCGAGCCGCGTTGAAAACGTTGAAGTTGACCGGCATGCTCGACACCCTCGACGCCCGGCTGGCCCAAACCCGCGCCGGCGAACTGGGTCACCTGGAGTTCCTGCAGGTGTTGTGCGAAGACGAGATCGCCCGCCGTGAGTCCGCCGCCCTGGCGCGGCGCGTGCGCCGGGCCCGCTTCGAACAATCAGCAACCTTCGACGACTTCGACTTCACCGCCAACCCGAAACTGCCCGCCGCGATGCTGCGTGACCTCGCCGCCCTGCGCTGGCTCGACGCCGGCGAATCAGTCATCCTCTACGGACCCGTCGGAGTCGGCAAAACCCATGTGGCACAAGCACTCGGCCACCAAGTCGCGTTACGCGGACACGACATCCGATTCGTCAAATGCGCCCGCATGCTCGCCGACCTCGCCGGCGGCCACGCCGATCGCACCATCGGGCAACGCATGCGCGAATACACCCGCCCCGCCGTCCTGATCATCGACGACTTCGCCATGCGCGAACACACCACCACCGGCTCCGACGACCTCTACGACCTCGTCTCCGACCGCGCCATCGCAGCCAAACCCGTCATCCTCACCAGCAACCGCGCACCCAAAGACTGGTACCCCCTGTTCCCCAACCCCGTCGTCGCCGAATCACTACTCGACCGACTCATCAACACCAGCCACCAGATCCTCATGGACGGCCCGTCCTACCGACCACGCAAACGCCCCGGACGAACACCGAAAACCACCTAA
- the istA gene encoding IS21 family transposase, which yields MTQLLELFRHWYAGRSQVQISQALGLDRKTIRKYLAPALAAGMSPGTGDKFDESVWRELIGGWFPEVVDPSTRAVTWPPIAKHHKWISGQLDATVTVATIAQRLRDDHGVDVSESSVRRYVTAHFADKINEKRATPPRPPVPAGEEAQVDYGKLGMWTNPETGKRVSVWAFAIILSCSRWLFVQPVLKMDQTSWCASHVDAFEFFGGVPERIVCDNLKTGVSKPDLYDPQINRAYAELASFYEVLIDPARAFTPKDKPRIERPMPYIRDSFFTGREFTSLPQMQQAALDWCLNVYGRHAHRGIDGVPPAELFAQIERDVLTPLPPRRFERVTYHVGKVAPDCHVKAGTALYSVPWRLIGSHVRVRTCGDMVQVFADDQVVATHVLHLSGRATNLEHYPPHKVAYHSRPVAWCRKQAEEIGEHAVAVVAELSEVNAIHRLRAIQSIVGLRTKYPDDRINAACARAIAVGDVGPRTIKGILIAGTEYDDTITTSPVAPTPPAFLRGPHAFADDLDTAAGQ from the coding sequence AGATTTCCCAGGCGTTGGGCCTGGATCGCAAGACCATCCGCAAGTATCTCGCGCCGGCGCTGGCGGCGGGAATGAGCCCGGGCACCGGGGACAAGTTCGACGAGTCGGTGTGGCGGGAGTTGATCGGCGGCTGGTTCCCCGAAGTTGTCGATCCCTCGACGCGGGCGGTGACGTGGCCGCCGATCGCCAAGCATCATAAGTGGATCAGCGGCCAGCTCGATGCCACGGTGACGGTGGCCACGATCGCGCAACGTCTGCGCGACGACCACGGGGTTGATGTGTCGGAATCGTCGGTACGCCGTTATGTGACAGCACATTTCGCTGACAAGATCAACGAGAAACGCGCAACCCCACCACGACCCCCGGTACCTGCAGGCGAGGAAGCCCAAGTCGATTACGGCAAGCTCGGGATGTGGACCAACCCTGAGACCGGGAAGCGGGTGTCGGTGTGGGCGTTCGCGATCATCCTGTCGTGCTCGCGGTGGTTGTTTGTGCAGCCGGTCCTCAAGATGGACCAAACATCTTGGTGCGCTTCGCATGTGGATGCGTTCGAGTTTTTCGGCGGCGTGCCCGAGCGAATCGTTTGTGACAACCTCAAGACCGGGGTCAGCAAGCCTGATCTCTACGATCCGCAGATCAACCGGGCCTACGCCGAACTCGCCTCGTTCTACGAGGTGCTGATCGATCCGGCGCGCGCGTTCACTCCGAAAGACAAACCGCGCATCGAGCGCCCGATGCCCTACATTCGGGACTCGTTCTTCACGGGCCGCGAGTTCACCAGCCTGCCGCAGATGCAACAGGCCGCCCTCGACTGGTGTCTGAACGTGTACGGCCGCCACGCCCACCGCGGGATCGATGGGGTGCCGCCCGCCGAACTGTTCGCGCAGATCGAACGGGATGTGTTGACTCCGTTGCCGCCCAGACGATTTGAACGTGTCACCTACCACGTGGGCAAGGTCGCCCCCGACTGTCATGTCAAGGCGGGCACAGCGTTGTACTCGGTGCCGTGGCGGCTGATCGGCTCACACGTGCGGGTCCGCACGTGCGGGGATATGGTCCAGGTCTTCGCCGACGACCAGGTCGTGGCAACCCACGTACTGCACCTGAGCGGACGAGCAACCAACCTCGAGCACTATCCGCCGCACAAGGTCGCCTACCACTCCCGCCCGGTGGCGTGGTGCCGCAAGCAGGCCGAAGAGATCGGCGAGCACGCGGTCGCAGTCGTCGCTGAACTCTCCGAGGTCAATGCGATCCACCGCCTGCGCGCGATCCAGTCCATCGTCGGCTTGCGCACCAAGTATCCCGATGACCGCATCAACGCCGCCTGCGCCCGCGCGATCGCCGTCGGCGATGTCGGGCCACGCACCATCAAAGGCATCCTGATCGCCGGTACCGAATACGACGACACCATCACCACATCGCCGGTAGCGCCGACACCACCGGCATTTCTGCGTGGCCCGCACGCCTTCGCCGACGACCTCGACACGGCAGCCGGCCAGTAG